From the Thermovirga lienii DSM 17291 genome, one window contains:
- a CDS encoding RecA protein (PFAM: recA bacterial DNA recombination protein~TIGRFAM: protein RecA~COGs: COG0468 RecA/RadA recombinase~InterProIPR013765: IPR020584: IPR020588: IPR020587: IPR 001553: IPR003593~KEGG: aco:Amico_0394 RecA protein~PFAM: RecA domain protein~SMART: AAA ATPase~SPTR: Protein recA;~TIGRFAM: recA protein), whose product MAKSKQKQEITREDVLDLALRDIKSKFGEGAIMCLGEERTSSVEVIPTGVLSLDLALGIGGYPRGRIVEIFGPEGSGKTTLALHAIAEAQKAGGIAAFIDAEHALDPRLAAAMGVKVDSLYVSQPDSGEQALYILETLVRSSAVDVIVVDSVAALTPQAEIDGRIGDSQVGLQARLMSYALRRLTSAISKSKCVVIFINQLRAKISTMGYGGPQETTTGGRALKFYSSVRIEVKRGKALTKGDENIGHELWIKVVKNKQAPPFKSAHASLIYGRGIPEEMSVLDMALDMDIVTKRGSWLSYEGETLGQGKDNVAAYIKNNPELMAEITRKVKEKIAESGGFLIAPHEEEQEEPVAMEEMDIEEGILELDVEEDN is encoded by the coding sequence GTGGCCAAATCGAAACAGAAACAAGAGATAACTCGAGAGGATGTACTTGATTTAGCGCTCCGGGACATTAAAAGCAAGTTCGGAGAAGGAGCCATAATGTGCCTTGGTGAGGAGAGGACCTCAAGCGTGGAGGTGATCCCAACGGGGGTTTTGTCCTTGGACCTTGCATTGGGAATAGGAGGATACCCGCGGGGAAGGATAGTTGAGATTTTTGGCCCTGAAGGAAGTGGTAAGACCACGCTGGCTTTGCATGCCATAGCGGAAGCCCAGAAGGCTGGTGGCATTGCAGCGTTCATTGATGCTGAGCATGCTCTTGATCCTCGCTTGGCGGCTGCCATGGGAGTAAAGGTAGATTCCCTCTACGTTTCTCAGCCTGATAGTGGTGAGCAGGCTCTGTATATACTAGAGACGTTGGTAAGAAGCAGTGCTGTGGACGTCATCGTGGTGGATTCCGTGGCGGCTCTTACCCCTCAAGCGGAGATAGACGGCAGAATTGGGGACAGCCAGGTTGGGCTTCAGGCCCGGCTCATGTCCTATGCTTTGAGGCGCCTTACATCTGCGATATCCAAGAGCAAGTGCGTTGTTATATTTATAAACCAACTCAGGGCCAAGATATCCACTATGGGATATGGCGGTCCTCAGGAGACCACCACAGGAGGGCGTGCCCTCAAGTTTTATAGCTCGGTGCGGATAGAAGTCAAAAGAGGGAAGGCCTTGACGAAAGGTGACGAGAATATAGGTCATGAGCTATGGATAAAGGTGGTCAAGAACAAGCAGGCGCCACCCTTTAAATCCGCCCATGCCTCGCTGATATATGGTAGGGGGATACCAGAGGAGATGTCTGTTTTGGACATGGCACTGGATATGGACATCGTTACGAAGCGGGGTTCTTGGCTTTCCTATGAGGGAGAGACTCTGGGACAAGGGAAGGATAACGTTGCTGCTTACATAAAGAACAACCCTGAACTTATGGCGGAGATAACCAGGAAGGTCAAGGAGAAAATAGCAGAAAGTGGAGGATTTTTGATTGCTCCCCATGAGGAGGAGCAAGAGGAGCCTGTAGCAATGGAGGAAATGGACATAGAAGAAGGAATCCTAGAGCTAGACGTCGAGGAAGATAATTAA
- a CDS encoding hypothetical protein (KEGG: tai:Taci_1044 hypothetical protein~SPTR: Putative uncharacterized protein), translating into MISSDSWLGALLEFWDEIVHGDKVPRLVKILLAAALLGATVWSGYVFKELTELAKPQIPPEVKPSPKVAEEAKRLDQVVGKFRATVQARGGSTELSVLASTISRKPFVPPPPPELQEGVSVTLAKEVTPPLIIVRAIIVNEPDSVALLDVDGLSDGLVVKKGASFGDGQGRIVAISAEKVVFTWAGQVYEASIEM; encoded by the coding sequence ATGATATCCTCTGATTCTTGGCTTGGTGCCCTTTTGGAGTTCTGGGATGAGATAGTGCACGGCGACAAGGTGCCCAGGTTGGTAAAGATCCTTTTGGCTGCAGCCCTCTTGGGAGCAACCGTGTGGTCTGGTTACGTATTCAAGGAGCTAACTGAGTTGGCCAAGCCCCAGATTCCTCCGGAGGTAAAACCAAGTCCCAAGGTGGCCGAGGAAGCAAAACGCCTAGATCAAGTGGTGGGAAAGTTCAGGGCTACAGTGCAGGCCAGAGGCGGAAGCACCGAGCTATCCGTGTTGGCTTCCACTATTTCCAGGAAACCCTTTGTGCCTCCGCCTCCTCCAGAACTGCAGGAAGGGGTTTCAGTCACCTTGGCAAAAGAGGTTACTCCTCCTTTGATCATAGTAAGGGCGATTATTGTAAACGAGCCTGACAGCGTCGCGCTGCTTGATGTAGATGGATTGAGCGATGGATTAGTGGTCAAAAAGGGTGCGTCCTTTGGTGACGGGCAAGGAAGGATAGTGGCTATTTCAGCAGAAAAGGTGGTGTTCACATGGGCCGGTCAAGTGTACGAGGCTTCAATAGAAATGTGA
- a CDS encoding hypothetical protein (PFAM: Prokaryotic N-terminal methylation motif~TIGRFAM: prepilin-type N-terminal cleavage/methylation domain~InterPro IPR001120: IPR012902: IPR000983~KEGG: tai:Taci_1052 hypothetical protein~SPTR: Putative uncharacterized protein), which produces MFKLVRRRKAKGFTLVELLIVMVIIGILAGAMLLVMGSGKDKANATKIVSDMRSLKAAALMYYGDNNAWPTQISQLSQYMDRQINANTTVASYDISNTSTDYYVCVKADLSSAGEGVKKALAAMAEDSGLYYDATSADHTYEASYDEVYMRISTQ; this is translated from the coding sequence ATGTTCAAACTGGTTAGAAGAAGAAAGGCAAAAGGTTTTACCCTGGTGGAACTACTCATAGTCATGGTCATCATAGGTATCTTAGCAGGAGCCATGCTCTTGGTGATGGGATCTGGAAAGGACAAGGCTAATGCTACGAAGATAGTTAGCGATATGAGGAGCTTGAAGGCAGCAGCCCTTATGTACTATGGAGACAATAACGCATGGCCTACTCAGATTAGCCAATTATCTCAGTATATGGACCGTCAAATTAATGCTAATACTACTGTAGCCTCCTATGACATTTCTAATACATCTACGGATTATTATGTGTGTGTTAAAGCAGATCTTTCCAGTGCTGGCGAAGGGGTCAAGAAAGCATTAGCTGCTATGGCAGAAGACAGTGGTCTTTATTACGATGCGACCAGCGCAGACCATACGTATGAAGCGAGTTATGACGAAGTATATATGAGGATAAGCACTCAATGA
- a CDS encoding Type II secretion system F domain protein (PFAM: Bacterial type II secretion system protein F domain~COGs: COG1459 Type II secretory pathway component PulF~InterPro IPR001992: IPR018076: IPR003004~KEGG: tai:Taci_1053 type II secretion system protein~PFAM: Type II secretion system F domain~SPTR: Pilin biogenesis protein), translating to MIFRYRARTADGRTVNGTISAYSQEQVVQQLRGQGLVPLAISADKEEHKLSFKERLQAIGTVPLKDKAVLFRQLTTMISAGITLGSALEILVQQTKNKKLALAVREVKRLVDSGISLSSAMRTRKEFNNLMVSIVRAGEEGGVLDKSLDRLATFLERQEALKKKIVSAVTYPAVVMSFAIGVVYILVTFIVPRFAQVFDGLGIDLPPVTTLTFDFALWMNRNWPFVLGSLVLFIVLVVILNRNKNTKPYMDRLKLRLPLVGDIIYKAIMARTNRTLSSMVEAGVPILMALEMTAEVANNYVIGKAYEDLKEAARRGQALGETAANTKVFPLMTAHMITVGEQTGRLEEMLGKVADWFELELDEKIKRLSSIIEPVLIMFVGGVVAIVASAIFLPIVGAIQAML from the coding sequence TTGATTTTCCGATACAGGGCACGCACAGCTGACGGGAGAACTGTCAATGGTACAATTTCGGCCTACAGTCAGGAGCAGGTGGTGCAGCAGCTGAGAGGTCAAGGTCTGGTTCCCCTGGCAATAAGCGCTGATAAGGAAGAGCACAAGCTAAGCTTCAAGGAGAGACTTCAGGCCATAGGAACTGTGCCTTTGAAGGATAAGGCGGTGCTTTTCAGGCAGCTTACCACAATGATATCCGCAGGCATAACCTTAGGGAGTGCCCTTGAGATACTTGTCCAGCAGACCAAGAACAAGAAGCTTGCCTTGGCAGTCAGGGAGGTAAAGCGCCTGGTGGACAGCGGTATATCCTTGAGCTCCGCCATGAGGACCAGGAAGGAATTCAACAACCTCATGGTTTCCATAGTCAGAGCTGGCGAGGAGGGGGGCGTCCTCGATAAGAGTTTGGATCGTCTTGCTACCTTTCTGGAGAGGCAGGAGGCCCTGAAAAAGAAGATAGTTTCTGCCGTGACCTATCCTGCGGTGGTCATGAGCTTTGCAATAGGCGTAGTCTACATACTTGTGACCTTCATAGTTCCCCGGTTTGCCCAGGTCTTTGATGGCTTGGGGATAGACCTTCCGCCGGTTACAACCCTAACCTTTGATTTTGCTCTCTGGATGAACAGGAACTGGCCCTTTGTTTTGGGAAGTTTGGTTCTTTTCATTGTGCTCGTGGTGATTCTCAATAGAAACAAGAACACTAAGCCCTACATGGACCGCCTGAAGTTGAGGCTGCCCCTCGTTGGAGACATCATATACAAGGCCATAATGGCCAGGACCAACAGAACTCTCTCTTCCATGGTGGAAGCTGGGGTTCCCATACTTATGGCCTTGGAGATGACTGCCGAGGTTGCCAATAACTACGTAATAGGCAAGGCCTACGAGGACCTGAAGGAAGCAGCAAGGCGGGGGCAAGCCTTGGGCGAGACGGCGGCCAACACCAAGGTGTTTCCTCTCATGACGGCTCACATGATAACTGTCGGAGAACAGACAGGCCGTCTGGAAGAGATGTTGGGGAAGGTGGCCGACTGGTTCGAGCTTGAATTGGACGAGAAGATAAAGCGTCTATCGTCCATAATAGAGCCTGTGCTGATAATGTTCGTGGGAGGAGTAGTGGCAATCGTCGCCTCTGCCATATTCCTTCCCATTGTGGGAGCCATACAGGCCATGCTTTAG
- a CDS encoding hypothetical protein (KEGG: hor:Hore_06070 hypothetical protein~SPTR: Putative uncharacterized protein), producing MKLPRKRLVISLVLLLLFALILGGEAFFSKKVLEERRAIDEMRRREAILSRDVMDKTRLIKAYKEALSTIDEYKITLPEDEVSFYSAVERELAKNGIKVNSIKPGKGSKDLKAIDVNFEGPYYAVLNVFADWRSMGVAVRMVSASLQKDNEIEGYVRGTVTLESAFPKGGEGQ from the coding sequence ATGAAGCTGCCTCGCAAACGTTTAGTCATATCGCTGGTCCTTTTGCTTTTGTTCGCCCTGATCCTGGGAGGAGAAGCCTTTTTCAGCAAGAAGGTCTTAGAAGAACGGCGTGCGATTGACGAAATGCGTCGCCGTGAGGCTATACTGAGCAGAGATGTGATGGACAAAACCAGGTTGATAAAGGCGTACAAGGAAGCATTGAGCACCATAGATGAGTACAAGATAACCTTGCCGGAGGACGAGGTCTCCTTCTATTCGGCGGTGGAGAGGGAGCTTGCCAAAAACGGTATAAAGGTGAACAGTATCAAACCTGGAAAAGGATCCAAAGATCTGAAGGCCATCGACGTGAACTTTGAAGGGCCATATTACGCTGTGCTCAACGTGTTCGCCGATTGGAGGAGCATGGGAGTGGCTGTAAGGATGGTCTCGGCCTCTTTGCAGAAGGACAATGAAATAGAAGGGTACGTGCGGGGAACCGTTACCCTTGAGTCTGCTTTTCCCAAAGGGGGTGAAGGCCAATGA
- a CDS encoding 2'-5' RNA ligase (PFAM: 2',5' RNA ligase family~TIGRFAM: 2'-5' RNA ligase~COGs: COG1514 2'-5' RNA ligase~InterPro IPR014051: IPR004175~KEGG: aco:Amico_0393 2'-5' RNA ligase~PFAM: Phosphoesterase HXTX~SPTR: 2'-5' RNA ligase;~TIGRFAM: 2'-5' RNA ligase), translating into MELVRCFVSVELDEKVRNRISQWIEELKILAPRLKWVSGSGLHITLKFCGEIDLSKVIKLENALQDAFARTTVRPFSLEIGGVGAFPGLREPRVLWLGVGGEEDQLSRIVEIVEGAAEIVGLEREHRPFHPHVTIARIKSPSDVPVDLIRTISEHELGQLSWNVNAVMLMRSDLRPSGAVYSPIAKYNLKQPEVSR; encoded by the coding sequence GTGGAGCTCGTTAGGTGTTTTGTGTCTGTGGAGCTGGATGAGAAGGTTAGAAATAGAATCAGTCAATGGATTGAGGAGCTCAAAATATTGGCCCCCAGACTTAAATGGGTTTCTGGCTCTGGATTACACATAACCTTGAAGTTTTGTGGCGAGATAGATTTGAGCAAGGTAATCAAACTTGAAAACGCCCTTCAGGATGCCTTTGCAAGGACTACAGTTCGACCTTTTAGTCTAGAGATAGGAGGCGTTGGAGCCTTTCCCGGTCTTAGGGAGCCCCGTGTTCTTTGGTTAGGTGTGGGAGGGGAAGAGGATCAGCTTTCCAGGATCGTAGAAATAGTGGAAGGTGCAGCGGAGATCGTTGGGTTGGAGAGAGAGCACCGTCCTTTTCATCCCCACGTAACCATAGCCAGGATAAAGTCTCCATCCGATGTGCCAGTGGATCTTATAAGGACCATAAGCGAGCATGAGTTGGGGCAGCTGTCATGGAACGTAAATGCAGTAATGCTTATGAGAAGTGATCTTAGACCTTCTGGCGCCGTGTATAGCCCCATAGCCAAGTATAATTTGAAGCAACCGGAGGTGAGCCGTTAG
- a CDS encoding pilus retraction ATPase PilT (PFAM: Type II/IV secretion system protein~TIGRFAM: pilus retraction protein PilT~COGs: COG2805 Tfp pilus assembly protein pilus retraction ATPase PilT~InterPro IPR001482: IPR006321: IPR003593~KEGG: tai:Taci_1054 twitching motility protein~PFAM: type II secretion system protein E~SMART: AAA ATPase~SPTR: 4-diphosphocytidyl-2C-methyl-D-erythritol kinase;~TIGRFAM: twitching motility protein): MVPSINDILAESIRMKATDIHLGVGLPPAVRVDGDLVYLASFPELSNYDLRALASEVLMRRQLEELEENREIDFSFTFTGEGGESSRFRGNCYFERGNMCLALRTIPTKIRTIDELKLPKQIIEVTRKYRGLFLVTGPTGSGKSTTLAALIQEINRTRPCHIVTIEDPIEYLYTSDVAVIHQREVGSDTKSFAEALKRVLRQDPDVILIGEMRDLETISAAITAAETGHLVFATLHTQSAPQTVDRIIDVFPPHQQQQIRQQLSTVLIGVCTQQLVPVPGGGRVVATELLFATPAVRNLIREAKVSQMVSIMQTGSAAGMHTMDQDLARLVRDGIIPYEIAKARCHDPKDLERLVFEVSF; encoded by the coding sequence ATGGTTCCAAGCATAAATGACATACTCGCTGAATCCATCAGAATGAAAGCCACCGATATCCACTTGGGGGTGGGGCTGCCACCTGCAGTTAGGGTAGATGGAGATTTGGTGTACCTTGCATCTTTCCCCGAACTGAGCAATTATGACCTTAGGGCCCTTGCAAGTGAGGTTTTGATGCGCCGTCAGCTTGAGGAGCTGGAGGAAAATAGGGAGATAGATTTCAGCTTCACATTCACTGGAGAGGGTGGTGAATCCTCCAGGTTCAGGGGGAACTGCTATTTCGAAAGGGGCAACATGTGTCTTGCTCTCAGAACCATTCCAACCAAGATCAGGACCATAGATGAGCTTAAGCTTCCCAAACAGATAATAGAGGTTACCAGAAAGTACCGAGGTCTTTTCCTGGTGACGGGTCCAACGGGAAGCGGTAAGAGTACCACCCTTGCGGCCCTTATACAGGAGATAAACAGGACCAGACCGTGCCATATAGTGACCATAGAGGACCCCATAGAATATCTTTATACATCCGATGTGGCGGTGATACACCAGCGAGAGGTAGGAAGCGACACCAAAAGCTTCGCGGAGGCCCTGAAGCGGGTCTTGAGGCAGGACCCCGACGTTATCTTGATAGGAGAGATGAGAGATCTGGAGACCATATCGGCGGCCATCACAGCGGCTGAGACTGGACACTTGGTCTTTGCCACCCTTCACACTCAGAGTGCCCCTCAGACAGTGGACAGGATAATAGACGTTTTCCCACCCCACCAGCAACAGCAGATTCGCCAGCAGCTGAGCACCGTTCTGATAGGAGTCTGTACTCAACAATTGGTGCCAGTGCCGGGAGGAGGAAGGGTTGTGGCAACGGAGCTTCTTTTTGCCACCCCTGCCGTCAGGAACCTCATAAGAGAGGCCAAGGTTAGCCAAATGGTGAGCATAATGCAGACCGGCTCTGCCGCTGGCATGCACACTATGGACCAGGACCTTGCAAGACTCGTACGGGACGGCATTATACCCTATGAGATCGCCAAAGCTAGGTGTCACGACCCCAAAGATCTGGAGCGACTTGTCTTTGAAGTCTCTTTTTAA
- a CDS encoding Fimbrial assembly family protein (PFAM: Fimbrial assembly protein (PilN)~InterPro IPR007813~KEGG: tai:Taci_1046 fimbrial assembly family protein~PFAM: Fimbrial assembly family protein~SPTR: Putative uncharacterized protein), translating into MKIKLDLRPQSYAESVSRGVDLAKIVATVLVLSFLVVSLTSFGYGFYLSNDLKKQRLALQNRIEALQVQNIKLGKELKRLKEKEADYQSALSLIEKELPSIEFLASLEKALPASVWLEKISISKGKVDLSGKAFTENDVVSFGKALLDAPVVKAVGFPVTNRVEQDGQSVVTFSLSAFLGEFKDLRSALKEEVAAR; encoded by the coding sequence ATGAAGATAAAACTGGATTTGAGGCCCCAAAGTTATGCAGAGTCCGTATCTAGAGGTGTGGATCTTGCCAAGATAGTTGCTACGGTCTTGGTGCTATCCTTTTTAGTGGTTTCTTTGACTTCATTTGGCTATGGTTTTTACCTTTCGAACGACCTCAAAAAACAGAGGTTGGCCCTTCAGAACAGGATAGAAGCCCTTCAAGTGCAGAACATAAAGCTTGGTAAGGAGCTAAAGAGGCTTAAAGAGAAGGAAGCAGATTATCAAAGTGCCTTGAGCCTAATTGAGAAGGAACTGCCATCCATTGAGTTTTTGGCCTCTCTGGAGAAGGCTTTGCCCGCGTCTGTGTGGCTGGAAAAAATCAGCATCTCAAAAGGTAAGGTGGACCTTTCTGGAAAGGCATTTACGGAAAATGACGTGGTCTCCTTCGGTAAAGCCCTTTTAGATGCCCCTGTGGTCAAGGCTGTGGGATTTCCAGTAACCAACAGGGTGGAGCAGGATGGGCAAAGCGTTGTCACCTTCTCTTTGAGTGCCTTTCTCGGGGAGTTTAAGGATCTACGAAGTGCCCTTAAGGAGGAGGTGGCCGCAAGATGA
- a CDS encoding general secretory pathway protein E (PFAM: Type II/IV secretion system protein; GSPII_E N-terminal domain~TIGRFAM: type IV-A pilus assembly ATPase PilB; general secretory pathway protein E~COGs: COG2804 Type II secretory pathway ATPase PulE/Tfp pilus assembly pathway ATPase PilB~InterPro IPR001482: IPR007831: IPR013369~KEGG: tai:Taci_1055 type II secretion system protein E~PFAM: type II secretion system protein E; General secretory system II protein E domain protein~SPTR: Type II secretion system protein E;~TIGRFAM: general secretory pathway protein E), with the protein MEEKIESRAVEGAEDNKTLDHPLVVRIGDMLLHSGLITQEQLDEVLAEQKRTKERLGEILVRKGYITERQLAEILSRQLKVPLVSLARYRPMSEALNLVPERVARRLQVLPLAIVDNNRLMVAMADPLDLMAIDEIKMLTGMELEIGITTPSEIERELDKFYRVRGSLEDAIVEVYETTGGELDLQREERAASADDAPVVKLVNTILEQGAKEGASDIHIEPFENVTRVRFRVDGALYDALDFPRKLHPAVSSRIKIMSNIDISEKRRPQDGRILIKVANRKIDLRVSTLPTIYGEKVVLRLLDQTNAMVGLEKLGLYPEDRALVDEMINRPYGIVLVTGPTGSGKSTTLYSVLEQISKPEVNIITVEDPVEYTIAGINQIQLNEKAGLTFGEALRSILRQDPDKIMVGEIRDLETAQLAIRAALTGHLVLSTLHTNDAPSASIRLVEMGIAPFLVSSSLIGVIAQRLVRKLCPHCKEEYSPPPKVLMDVGLPPGVSLWKAAGCDECRGTGYKGRTGIYEIMKVDEAIQSLILEGASAARVRKEALSKGMTTLRQSGLRKAVDGITSLEEVLQVTIQ; encoded by the coding sequence ATGGAGGAAAAAATAGAAAGTCGTGCTGTTGAAGGCGCGGAGGACAATAAAACATTGGATCACCCACTGGTGGTTAGGATAGGAGATATGCTCCTTCATTCTGGACTTATAACGCAAGAACAGCTTGACGAGGTTCTTGCTGAACAAAAGAGGACCAAGGAGCGTCTGGGTGAGATCCTGGTTAGAAAGGGATATATTACTGAAAGACAACTTGCCGAGATCTTAAGCAGACAGCTAAAGGTCCCATTGGTGTCTCTTGCCAGGTATAGGCCTATGTCAGAGGCTCTTAACTTGGTTCCTGAGAGGGTGGCCCGACGCCTCCAGGTGCTGCCTCTTGCCATAGTTGACAACAACAGGCTTATGGTGGCCATGGCTGATCCCCTCGATCTCATGGCTATAGACGAGATAAAGATGCTTACTGGCATGGAGCTGGAAATAGGCATAACCACCCCAAGCGAGATAGAGCGAGAGCTAGATAAGTTCTATAGAGTCAGAGGCTCCTTAGAGGACGCCATTGTGGAGGTTTATGAAACCACTGGTGGAGAGTTGGACCTTCAGCGGGAGGAGAGGGCCGCAAGCGCCGACGATGCCCCGGTAGTAAAGCTGGTTAACACCATCCTGGAGCAGGGGGCTAAAGAGGGGGCCTCGGACATCCATATAGAGCCCTTCGAGAACGTAACCCGCGTCCGGTTCCGTGTGGACGGTGCCCTATACGACGCCTTGGACTTTCCTAGGAAGCTTCATCCTGCTGTTTCTTCTCGTATAAAGATAATGTCAAACATTGATATATCGGAAAAAAGAAGGCCCCAAGATGGCCGTATACTGATAAAGGTTGCCAACAGAAAAATAGACCTTAGGGTTTCCACTTTGCCTACCATATACGGAGAGAAGGTGGTCTTGAGGCTTTTGGACCAGACCAACGCCATGGTGGGACTTGAAAAACTGGGGCTCTATCCAGAGGACCGGGCATTGGTGGACGAGATGATAAACAGGCCCTACGGCATAGTGTTGGTGACTGGGCCTACAGGTAGCGGAAAATCCACAACCCTGTACTCCGTGCTGGAACAGATAAGTAAACCAGAGGTCAATATAATAACCGTGGAAGATCCTGTAGAATACACCATAGCAGGTATAAACCAGATTCAACTCAACGAAAAGGCAGGGCTTACCTTTGGTGAAGCCTTGAGGTCCATTTTGAGACAGGACCCGGACAAGATAATGGTTGGAGAGATAAGAGATTTGGAGACTGCTCAGCTCGCCATACGGGCAGCTCTTACAGGACATTTAGTTCTCTCTACCTTGCATACCAACGATGCCCCCAGCGCCTCCATAAGACTTGTGGAGATGGGGATAGCGCCGTTCTTGGTATCGTCATCTCTCATAGGAGTTATAGCGCAACGCCTCGTGCGGAAGCTGTGTCCCCACTGCAAGGAGGAATACTCGCCACCACCCAAGGTTTTGATGGACGTGGGGCTTCCTCCAGGGGTTAGCCTTTGGAAGGCAGCAGGATGTGATGAGTGCAGAGGCACGGGCTACAAGGGTAGAACGGGCATATACGAAATAATGAAGGTGGACGAGGCCATTCAATCTTTGATACTTGAGGGAGCCTCAGCGGCTAGGGTTCGAAAAGAAGCCCTTTCGAAGGGTATGACCACCTTGCGGCAGTCAGGGCTCAGAAAGGCGGTAGACGGAATAACAAGCCTTGAAGAAGTGCTACAGGTAACTATCCAGTAG
- a CDS encoding Tfp pilus assembly protein ATPase PilM-like protein (PFAM: Competence protein A~TIGRFAM: type IV pilus assembly protein PilM~COGs: COG4972 Tfp pilus assembly protein ATPase PilM~KEGG: tai:Taci_1047 Tfp pilus assembly protein ATPase PilM-like protein~SPTR: Putative type IV pilus assembly protein PilM), with translation MTVAFFAKKSLAAGLSLASGHVRYVELERSGGELSVARSGEVELGPGIVDGEMIADVQALEGKLEELKSYIGGHWGAPVSLSLPSRDVLLRIVEMPSLAPDEAKEALKWDFEKYFPFPYAEAVFDLSPVDLPGEPDVTTSRFLVAAARLRVVEGLMEVTKRVGIKVNAVEPSGVPLYRSFKGAHTESDIITGTMVVSVGSLSSQIIVGFGDNGIIYRTLLFGGRPKDGLDSSSGFVAVAREVSSTFTYLASQFREMRVDEIILCGDYGKEELLKEELQKATDTAVVVKDPWEIWNIRGAPADRWGWETALGLAVRDLS, from the coding sequence ATGACAGTGGCTTTTTTTGCAAAAAAAAGCCTTGCCGCAGGGCTTTCGCTGGCCAGCGGACATGTAAGGTACGTGGAGCTTGAACGGTCCGGAGGAGAGCTTTCCGTCGCCCGTTCAGGTGAGGTGGAGCTCGGGCCGGGCATAGTAGACGGAGAGATGATCGCCGACGTGCAGGCCCTGGAGGGCAAGCTCGAAGAGCTCAAAAGCTATATAGGCGGCCATTGGGGAGCCCCCGTCTCGTTGAGCCTCCCTTCAAGGGACGTTTTGCTTCGAATAGTTGAGATGCCCTCCTTGGCCCCAGATGAGGCCAAGGAGGCCCTTAAATGGGACTTTGAAAAGTACTTCCCCTTTCCATACGCTGAGGCGGTGTTCGACCTTTCTCCAGTGGACCTTCCTGGTGAACCTGACGTTACCACGTCCAGGTTCCTCGTGGCAGCGGCTCGCCTCAGGGTGGTGGAGGGGCTGATGGAAGTGACCAAAAGAGTAGGAATAAAGGTCAACGCCGTGGAGCCATCGGGAGTTCCCCTCTACAGAAGTTTTAAGGGAGCCCACACAGAGAGCGATATCATAACTGGGACAATGGTGGTGAGCGTTGGCTCTTTGAGTTCCCAAATAATAGTAGGTTTTGGAGATAACGGAATAATATATCGAACCCTCCTTTTTGGAGGAAGGCCAAAGGATGGACTGGACAGCTCTTCAGGTTTCGTGGCAGTCGCCAGGGAGGTTTCTTCCACCTTCACCTACCTGGCAAGCCAATTTAGGGAGATGAGGGTTGATGAGATCATCCTCTGCGGCGATTACGGTAAGGAAGAGCTCCTCAAGGAGGAGCTCCAAAAGGCCACTGATACAGCGGTGGTTGTGAAAGATCCGTGGGAGATCTGGAATATTAGGGGCGCACCTGCCGACAGGTGGGGGTGGGAGACCGCCCTTGGCCTCGCTGTGAGGGATCTGTCATGA